In one window of Solanum pennellii chromosome 2, SPENNV200 DNA:
- the LOC107011668 gene encoding probable galacturonosyltransferase 9 yields the protein MAVAVRGGRGGGSALRNFFSYRIFVSAMFTLLFLATLSVLFSSHHDSTIGNAYLHRSLVSINSDPLKTRLDLIHKQANDHIALVNAYAAYARKLKLEIAKQLKMFEDLAQNFSDLQSKQNYRSNLFDTDGPLDDDSLKQFEKEVKDKVKFARLLIADSKESYDNQLKIQKLKDTIFAVNELFVKAKKNGAFASSIAAKSTPKSLHCLAMRLMEERISHPEKYRDEDPEPEYEDPTLYHYAIFSDNVIAVSVVVNSVIKNAEEPWKHVFHVVTDRMNLAAMKVWFKMRPIQQAHIEIKSVEDFTFLTSSYVPVLKQLESAKLQNFYFQNSAENATQDVNNMKFKNPKYLSMLNHLRFYLPEMYPTLHRILFLDDDVVVQKDLTALWTIDLDGKVNGAVETCFGSFHRYSQYLNFSHPLVREKFNPKACAWAFGMNIFDLDAWRRERCTEQYHYWQNLNEDRTLWKLGTLPAGLMTFFSKTKSLDKSWHVLGLGFNPSVSMDEIHKAAVIHYNGDMKPWLDIALNQYKELWTKYIDSEMEFVQMCNFGV from the exons ATGGCGGTTGCAGTCCGAGGAGGCCGTGGCGGCGGATCGGCACTTCGGAATTTCTTCTCATATCGAATCTTCGTCTCGGCTATGTTTACTTTACTGTTTCTCGCCACTCTCTCCGTCCTCTTCTCATCTCATCACGATTCT ACTATTGGGAATGCATACTTGCATCGGTCATTGGTGTCAATAAATTCAGATCCATTGAAGACTAGGTTAGATTTAATACATAAACAAGCAAATGATCATATAGCACTTGTGAATGCGTACGCCGCTTATGCGAGGAAGCTGAAGTTGGAGATTGCTAAGCAACTTAAGATGTTTGAAGATTTGGCCCAGAATTTTTCTGATCTACAATCAAAGCAAAATTACCGCTCTAATTTGTTTGATACTGATGGCCCCCTGGATGACGACTCCTTGAAACAGTTTGAGAAGGAGGTTAAGGATAAGGTCAAGTTTGCGAGGTTATTGATTGCTGACTCAAAAGAGTCTTACGataatcaattgaaaatacagAAGTTGAAGGACACAATATTTGCTGTTAATGAGTTGTTCGTGAAGGCAAAGAAAAATGGAGCTTTTGCCAGCTCGATTGCTGCTAAATCAACTCCAAAGAGCTTGCATTGTCTTGCTATGCGGCTTATGGAGGAGAGAATCTCACATCCTGAAAAATATAGGGATGAGGACCCAGAGCCTGAGTATGAGGATCCTACTTTGTATCATTATGCCATATTTTCAGATAATGTCATTGCAGTATCCGTGGTTGTGAATTCGGTTATAAAGAACGCAGAGGAGCCATGGAAACACGTGTTCCATGTTGTTACCGATAGGATGAATTTAGCTGCAATGAAAGTGTGGTTTAAGATGAGGCCTATTCAGCAAGCTCACATTGAAATCAAATCTGTTGAAGATTTTACATTCTTAACTTCTTCCTATGTTCCAGTGCTCAAGCAACTTGAGTCCGCAAAGCTGCAGAACTTTTACTTCCAAAACAGTGCGGAGAATGCTACGCAAGATGTGAACAACATGAAATTTAAGAATCCAAAGTACTTGTCTATGTTAAATCACTTAAGATTTTATTTGCCCGAGATGTATCCAACACTTCACAGGATTTTGTTTCTGgatgatgatgttgtggttCAGAAGGATTTGACTGCATTGTGGACAATCGATTTGGATGGGAAGGTCAATGGGGCAGTTGAGACCTGCTTTGGATCTTTTCATCGCTATTCTCAGTACTTGAATTTCTCTCACCCTCTTGTTAGGGAAAAGTTCAACCCTAAGGCGTGTGCCTGGGCATTTGGGATGAATATTTTTGATCTTGACGCCTGGAGGCGTGAAAGATGCACTGAGCAGTATCACTACTGGCAGAATTTG aaTGAGGATCGGACATTGTGGAAATTGGGAACACTTCCAGCTGGGCTGATGACCTTCTTCTCGAAAACCAAATCACTGGATAAGTCGTGGCATGTACTTGGGCTTGGGTTCAATCCGAGTGTAAGCATGGATGAAATCCACAAGGCTGCTGTGATTCACTATAATGGGGATATGAAGCCTTGGCTGGACATAGCCTTGAATCAATACAAGGAGCTATGGACTAAATATATTGATTCTGAAATGGAATTTGTGCAGATGTGCAATTTTGGCGTGTAG
- the LOC107009636 gene encoding basic leucine zipper 43, whose amino-acid sequence MQPTDVTDFYYLLPSNPTQFPSQSCVNYNPSTFQLNTVLNPLYHLQITPQVQDLNPQLTCFNSNSTSDEADEQQWTLINERKQRRMISNRESARRSRMRKQRHLDELWAQVLWLRNENHQLLDKLNHASERHDQVLQENAQLKNETSELRKMITGMQLSSPCPSSRALENEPCSGLPQNE is encoded by the coding sequence ATGCAACCCACTGATGTCACAGACTTCTATTACCTACTTCCTTCTAACCCAACTCAATTCCCATCTCAATCTTGTGTGAACTATAACCCATCCACATTTCAGCTAAATACGGTCTTGAATCCTTTGTATCATCTTCAGATCACTCCTCAAGTTCAAGACCTCAATCCACAACTAACATGTTTCAACAGTAACTCTACATCTGATGAAGCTGATGAGCAACAGTGGACTCTTATAAATGAACGTAAACAGAGAAGAATGATATCGAATAGAGAGTCTGCACGGAGATCACGCATGCGCAAGCAGAGGCACCTAGATGAGCTTTGGGCACAGGTTCTTTGGCTCCGAAATGAGAATCACCAGCTCCTGGACAAACTAAATCATGCCTCTGAGCGCCATGATCAAGTACTTCAAGAAAATGCTCAACTGAAAAACGAAACTTCAGAACTTCGCAAAATGATCACTGGCATGCAGCTTAGTAGTCCTTGTCCTAGCTCAAGAGCTCTTGAAAATGAACCTTGCAGTGGTTTACCTCAAAATGAATAA